In Streptomyces sp. NBC_01294, the sequence AACCCGCCAACGCCCACATCGTCGCCGCCCAGACCGGACTGTCCTGTCCAGTCTTCGACGTCTCCAACGCCTGCAACAGTGTCCTGAACGCCCTGGAGGTCGCGGACGCCTTCATCCGCACCGGCCGTTACCGGCGGATCCTGATCGCATGCGGGGAAACCCTCAGCCGCCTCAGCCGATGGAACCTGACTCCCACCACCCTGCGCACCGGCCTGACTTCCCTGACCGGCGGGGACATGGGAGCCGCCCTGCTCGTCGAAGCCTCCCCCCGGCCGGGCATCATCGCTCACACGTTCATGGCCAACTCCGCGGGCTGGCCGGCTGCCACCCTCTTCAACCCCCACCACGCCCCCGACGGCCCGCCGGGACTGCACATCGACTCCGAAAAGCTCCTCGCCTCCTTTCTCGGCATCGACACCCGCGCCGCGCAGTGGCTGAAGGAACAGCACGCCGATCCGAACGAACACGGTCTGGTCTGCCTCCACCAGCCGTCAGTCCCCTTCGTCCGCACCTTCTGCGAACGCCTCAACATCCAGCCCGACACGGTTGTGCCCACCTTCCACCGCACCGGCAACATGGGTGCAGCCACCATCCCCCTCCAACTCGCCCACGCCGCCGACCAAGGCCGACTACGCCCGGGCACACAGGTGGTCCTGTTCGGTATGGCCAGCGGCGCCAGCGGCGGCGTGATGCTGATCAGCTGGTAGGCACCAGCTGGTAGACGCCGTGGCCCCCGCGCTCGCGATCGTCGCCGGGAAGTCGACCGTGAGTTACTGAGTGGCTTCGTTCGAGGGGCGGGGTCTTGTGCGCGCAGGCGGATGGCGCGGACACGGGCGTGCTGGGGACCGACCAGGTCGTAGAGCTCGTACGCGGTCGCGGCGATCGGCGGGTGGGGCGGTGGCTTGCGGGGGTGCGGCTGCTGGTGCTGCTACTTCGGTCGGCGTAGCGGACGGACAGGGCCAGTCCGCCCCCCGGCTTGATGCCCGTCACGCAGGCGGCGGCGACCTGCGCAG encodes:
- a CDS encoding 3-oxoacyl-ACP synthase III family protein, encoding MSLYSRITQVAVHLPDDRQTARAIEDRLHEHSGVRVPAGLLQRLYGLEERVVAADGDLPSGLASHAVGRVLTQADLEPGEVDLLLFAAVSADVQEPANAHIVAAQTGLSCPVFDVSNACNSVLNALEVADAFIRTGRYRRILIACGETLSRLSRWNLTPTTLRTGLTSLTGGDMGAALLVEASPRPGIIAHTFMANSAGWPAATLFNPHHAPDGPPGLHIDSEKLLASFLGIDTRAAQWLKEQHADPNEHGLVCLHQPSVPFVRTFCERLNIQPDTVVPTFHRTGNMGAATIPLQLAHAADQGRLRPGTQVVLFGMASGASGGVMLISW